In Nitratireductor thuwali, a genomic segment contains:
- a CDS encoding helix-turn-helix domain-containing protein, with protein sequence MATATPFALPEAVSNAISAGTSIVRAYREHLGYTIEDVAVTSGLTAEEIEQIEAGHRFDKGYRERIARALSLPDGVFDLESDISDAA encoded by the coding sequence ATGGCTACTGCAACGCCCTTTGCGCTGCCAGAGGCAGTGTCCAATGCGATATCAGCGGGGACGAGCATCGTCCGTGCTTACCGGGAACATCTCGGCTACACTATAGAGGACGTGGCCGTCACGAGCGGCCTGACCGCCGAAGAGATAGAACAGATCGAAGCCGGCCACCGCTTCGACAAGGGCTACCGGGAGCGGATCGCCCGGGCGCTGTCGCTGCCAGATGGCGTGTTCGATCTGGAATCGGACATATCTGACGCAGCGTGA
- a CDS encoding helix-turn-helix domain-containing protein, which produces MPQTAGSAGQEKAKPLPRPDRRFYAGSKAFGRFGMRWFASRPMETEHWHGHIEFNWLTKGAMAYRFDGRSVEIPPRRLAMFWAGIPHQAVNIDRGADAHALQCNIYLPLDAFLCMTGLGRLTETMIGGGVILLPTDAVDDRLLQRWYRDYRSGDAERADILKQEITTMLRRAALVGWDECLPPWVDALEPGPRTATPLQYVVSMVRHIHEHLTEPIAAKDIARVVGLHPNYALNLFTRVMRTPMRRFIIRMRLIRTRALLFEGNLSIANVAYQSGFSSQSQFYVHFRDAYGVTPFEMRQKRSFV; this is translated from the coding sequence GTGCCGCAAACAGCAGGTTCAGCCGGCCAGGAAAAGGCAAAGCCATTGCCCCGGCCCGACCGGCGGTTTTACGCCGGCAGCAAGGCGTTTGGCCGGTTTGGCATGCGCTGGTTTGCATCCCGGCCGATGGAGACCGAGCACTGGCACGGCCATATCGAGTTCAACTGGCTGACGAAAGGCGCAATGGCCTATCGCTTCGACGGCCGTTCCGTCGAAATCCCGCCGCGACGGCTTGCGATGTTCTGGGCCGGCATTCCGCATCAAGCGGTAAATATCGACCGCGGGGCCGACGCGCACGCCCTCCAATGCAACATCTACCTGCCGCTCGATGCATTTCTATGCATGACGGGCCTTGGCCGGTTGACGGAGACCATGATCGGCGGCGGCGTCATTTTGCTGCCGACCGACGCTGTGGACGACCGCCTTCTTCAAAGATGGTACCGGGACTACCGCAGCGGCGATGCCGAGCGGGCGGATATATTGAAGCAGGAAATCACCACCATGCTGCGGCGCGCCGCCCTTGTCGGATGGGATGAATGCCTGCCGCCATGGGTAGACGCATTGGAGCCAGGACCACGCACGGCTACGCCGCTGCAATATGTCGTCTCGATGGTGCGCCATATCCATGAACATCTGACAGAGCCGATCGCGGCAAAGGACATTGCCAGGGTCGTCGGTCTGCATCCCAATTACGCGCTCAACCTGTTTACGCGCGTGATGCGCACGCCCATGCGCCGCTTCATCATCCGGATGAGGCTTATCCGGACGCGGGCGCTGCTGTTCGAAGGCAATCTGTCGATCGCCAATGTGGCCTACCAGTCCGGCTTTTCCTCACAAAGCCAGTTCTACGTCCACTTCAGGGATGCCTACGGCGTGACGCCTTTCGAGATGCGGCAGAAGCGGTCGTTCGTGTAG
- a CDS encoding HdeA/HdeB family chaperone: MKKLLMTSVGAVALTVGAGVALAQTDSGASANGMGMSPDTITCAQIVELETEDQERTLYFIAGYQLAHGSDTSAAASGTATTGDTTASAETGTTGGAAGTTEPSDTTAEADTDATGDAAGTDTAATAETDATGTTASTDTTTTAGTTGDMGAGGTMPEIDVETVMTTCREGPDRIVVDVLGEQGGTMQ, from the coding sequence ATGAAAAAACTTCTCATGACCTCGGTTGGCGCAGTTGCGCTGACAGTAGGGGCCGGCGTCGCGCTGGCGCAAACGGACAGCGGCGCTTCGGCAAACGGAATGGGCATGTCGCCTGACACCATTACCTGTGCGCAGATCGTGGAATTGGAGACTGAGGACCAGGAGCGCACGCTGTATTTCATCGCCGGCTATCAATTAGCGCACGGATCCGACACCTCGGCCGCGGCCTCCGGGACGGCCACGACAGGTGATACTACCGCTTCGGCGGAGACCGGCACGACCGGCGGCGCGGCCGGCACGACCGAACCGTCCGACACGACAGCCGAGGCCGATACCGACGCTACCGGCGACGCCGCGGGCACCGATACCGCAGCCACGGCTGAAACGGACGCGACGGGCACGACTGCCAGTACCGACACGACGACCACTGCCGGCACGACCGGTGACATGGGAGCCGGGGGCACCATGCCCGAAATCGACGTCGAGACCGTCATGACCACCTGCCGGGAGGGTCCGGACCGGATCGTTGTCGATGTCCTCGGTGAACAGGGCGGCACCATGCAGTAG
- the ugpA gene encoding sn-glycerol-3-phosphate ABC transporter permease UgpA — protein sequence MEKRVTFDHRLLPYLLLTPQLVVTVVFFFWPAAQALYQSLLLPDPFGLSSRFVWLSNFEYLLTDRYYLQSFTTTAVFTFFVTLVSMSVALLFAVLADQVIKGAGTYKTLLIWPYAVAPAVAGVMWLFMFQPSIGVLAFYMKAAGFRWNPVLDGTHAMTLVILAAAWKQISYNFLFFLAGLQAIPKSLIEAAAIDGAGKWHRFRTIVFPLLSPTTFFLLVVNVVYAFFETFGIIHTMTAGGPGQSTTILVYKVYADGFVGQDLGSSAAQSVILMVVVGALTIIQFRYIERRVHY from the coding sequence ATGGAAAAACGCGTAACCTTCGACCATCGGCTCCTGCCTTATCTGCTGCTGACGCCGCAGCTGGTCGTGACCGTCGTATTCTTCTTTTGGCCGGCGGCGCAGGCGCTCTACCAGTCGCTTCTGCTGCCTGACCCGTTCGGGCTGAGCTCGCGCTTCGTCTGGCTGTCCAACTTCGAGTACCTGCTCACCGACCGCTACTACCTCCAGTCCTTCACGACGACGGCGGTGTTCACCTTCTTCGTGACGCTGGTGTCGATGTCGGTGGCGCTGCTGTTCGCCGTGCTTGCGGATCAGGTCATCAAGGGGGCGGGCACCTACAAGACATTGCTGATCTGGCCCTATGCGGTGGCACCGGCGGTGGCGGGCGTCATGTGGCTGTTCATGTTCCAGCCGTCGATCGGCGTCCTGGCGTTCTACATGAAGGCGGCCGGCTTCCGCTGGAATCCCGTGCTCGACGGCACGCACGCCATGACGCTGGTCATCCTGGCGGCGGCATGGAAGCAGATAAGCTACAATTTCCTGTTCTTCCTGGCCGGGCTTCAGGCGATCCCGAAGAGCCTGATCGAGGCGGCGGCCATCGACGGAGCCGGCAAGTGGCACCGCTTCCGCACGATCGTCTTTCCGCTGCTTTCGCCGACCACGTTCTTCCTGCTCGTCGTCAACGTCGTCTACGCCTTCTTCGAGACCTTCGGCATCATCCACACGATGACGGCGGGCGGGCCGGGCCAGTCGACCACCATCCTCGTCTACAAGGTTTATGCCGACGGCTTCGTCGGCCAGGACCTCGGCTCGTCGGCGGCGCAATCCGTCATCCTGATGGTCGTGGTCGGCGCGCTGACGATAATCCAGTTCCGCTACATCGAGCGGCGCGTGCACTACTGA
- a CDS encoding sn-glycerol-3-phosphate import ATP-binding protein UgpC, with amino-acid sequence MATISIRDIRKSYGKTEVIHGVSLDVADGEFIVIVGPSGCGKSTLLRMVAGLERITAGTIDIGGRVVNDLEPRERNIAMVFQNYALYPHMSVFDNMAYGLKIAGQSKEEIRARVDKAAAMLQLQPYLDRKPRELSGGQRQRVAMGRALVRDPAVFLFDEPLSNLDAKLRVQMRLEIKQLQRSVGTTSLYVTHDQVEAMTLADRLVVMNGGIAEQIDTPMAVYERPTTRFVAGFIGSPAMNMLEGTAKGPVFALEGGGRLTFGDAELAETERPVLLGIRPEHLKLAASDEAVLELSVTAVETLGADTLAHGNLSGANGAGSGLIARLPGSVKVAPGDTLPLAIDRGSVHLFDAETGRRV; translated from the coding sequence ATGGCGACGATTTCCATCCGCGACATCAGGAAGAGCTACGGGAAGACCGAGGTCATTCATGGAGTGAGCCTCGACGTGGCCGACGGCGAATTCATCGTCATCGTCGGGCCTTCCGGCTGCGGGAAGTCGACGCTTCTGCGCATGGTCGCGGGGCTGGAACGCATTACCGCGGGAACGATCGACATCGGCGGTCGCGTGGTCAACGATCTGGAGCCGCGCGAACGCAACATCGCGATGGTGTTCCAGAACTACGCGCTTTACCCGCATATGAGCGTTTTCGACAATATGGCTTATGGGCTGAAGATCGCCGGCCAGTCGAAGGAGGAAATCCGCGCGCGCGTCGACAAGGCGGCGGCCATGCTGCAGCTCCAGCCCTATCTGGACCGCAAGCCGCGCGAACTATCCGGCGGGCAGCGACAGCGTGTCGCCATGGGCCGGGCACTGGTGCGCGACCCGGCGGTCTTCCTCTTCGACGAGCCGCTGTCCAATCTCGACGCCAAGCTGCGCGTGCAGATGCGGCTCGAGATCAAGCAGCTCCAGCGCTCGGTTGGCACGACGTCGCTTTATGTCACGCACGATCAGGTGGAGGCGATGACGCTGGCCGACCGGCTGGTGGTGATGAATGGCGGGATTGCCGAGCAGATCGACACGCCGATGGCGGTCTATGAACGGCCCACCACGCGCTTCGTCGCCGGTTTCATCGGCTCACCGGCGATGAACATGCTGGAAGGCACCGCCAAAGGCCCGGTATTCGCGCTGGAAGGGGGCGGAAGGCTAACATTCGGCGATGCGGAACTGGCGGAAACCGAGCGCCCGGTTCTGCTCGGCATACGCCCGGAACATCTGAAACTGGCCGCATCGGACGAGGCGGTGCTCGAGCTTTCCGTAACGGCGGTTGAGACGCTTGGCGCCGACACGCTCGCCCATGGCAACCTGAGCGGCGCCAACGGCGCCGGCAGCGGGCTCATCGCCCGGCTTCCCGGCAGCGTCAAAGTGGCCCCCGGAGACACGCTCCCGCTGGCCATCGACCGCGGCTCGGTGCACCTCTTCGACGCCGAAACGGGGCGGCGGGTCTAA
- a CDS encoding alpha-glucosidase/alpha-galactosidase, with amino-acid sequence MAQPRIAFIGAGSTVFMKNIIGDVLQRPALGGATVALMDVDPQRLDESALVAGKLAATLGVSAKVETYTDRRAALEGADFVIVAFQIGGYQPSTVIDFEVPKKYGLRQTIADTIGVGGIMRGIRTVPHLWKVCEDMLEVCPQAILLQYVNPMAINTWAIAEKFPQIRQVGLCHSVQGTACELARELGIAVGNVRYRAAGINHMAFYLTFEEKMADGSFRDLYPDLLKGYLEGRLPKHRSMPRCPNKVRFEMLLRLGYFVTESSEHFAEYTPWFIKRDRPDLIEKFAIPLDEYPRRCIEQIESWKAQAERYKTTDRMKVEASHEYASSIVNAVWTGEPSVIYGNVPNDGYITSLPRGCAVEVPCLVDANGIQPTVVGKLPPQLTAMMRSNISVQELTVAALMSENREHIYHAAMMDPHTAAELDLEQIWNLVDELIAAHGGMLPEWTRAEAKRQVS; translated from the coding sequence ATGGCACAGCCAAGAATCGCCTTTATCGGCGCCGGCTCGACCGTCTTCATGAAGAACATCATCGGAGACGTGTTGCAGCGCCCCGCTCTCGGCGGAGCGACCGTAGCGCTGATGGATGTCGACCCGCAGCGCCTGGACGAAAGCGCCCTCGTCGCCGGCAAGCTCGCCGCCACGCTCGGCGTCTCCGCCAAGGTGGAAACCTATACGGACCGGCGCGCCGCCCTTGAGGGCGCCGACTTCGTCATCGTCGCCTTTCAGATCGGCGGCTATCAGCCGTCGACCGTGATCGACTTCGAGGTGCCGAAGAAATACGGCCTGCGGCAGACCATCGCCGACACGATTGGCGTGGGCGGCATCATGCGCGGCATCCGTACCGTGCCGCATCTGTGGAAAGTGTGCGAGGACATGCTGGAGGTCTGCCCCCAAGCCATCCTCCTGCAATATGTGAACCCGATGGCCATCAACACCTGGGCAATCGCGGAAAAGTTTCCGCAGATCAGGCAGGTGGGCCTGTGCCATTCGGTTCAGGGCACGGCCTGCGAGCTCGCGCGCGAGCTCGGGATTGCGGTCGGCAACGTCCGATACCGCGCCGCCGGCATCAACCACATGGCCTTCTACCTCACTTTCGAGGAGAAGATGGCGGACGGCAGCTTCCGCGACCTTTATCCCGACCTCTTGAAGGGATATCTGGAAGGCCGGCTCCCGAAACACCGGTCCATGCCGCGCTGCCCGAACAAGGTACGCTTCGAAATGCTGCTGCGCCTCGGTTATTTCGTGACCGAAAGCTCGGAGCATTTCGCCGAATACACGCCCTGGTTCATCAAGCGCGACCGGCCGGACCTGATCGAAAAATTCGCAATCCCGCTCGATGAGTATCCCAGGCGCTGCATCGAGCAGATCGAGAGCTGGAAGGCGCAGGCGGAGCGGTACAAGACGACCGACCGCATGAAGGTGGAGGCCAGCCACGAATATGCCTCCTCCATTGTCAACGCCGTGTGGACGGGCGAGCCTTCGGTCATCTATGGCAACGTGCCGAACGACGGCTACATCACCTCGCTGCCTCGAGGCTGCGCCGTCGAAGTGCCCTGCCTGGTCGATGCGAATGGCATCCAGCCGACCGTCGTGGGCAAGCTGCCCCCGCAACTGACGGCGATGATGCGCTCGAACATCAGCGTGCAGGAGCTGACGGTCGCCGCCCTCATGTCGGAGAACCGCGAGCACATCTACCACGCTGCGATGATGGATCCGCACACCGCCGCGGAGCTCGACCTCGAGCAGATCTGGAATCTCGTCGACGAGCTTATCGCCGCCCATGGCGGCATGCTTCCCGAATGGACGCGCGCGGAGGCGAAGCGACAGGTCTCCTAG
- the betC gene encoding choline-sulfatase — translation MKRPNILILMADQLNGTLFPDGPAEFLHAPNLAALAGRSARFANTYTASPLCAPGRASFMSGQLPGRTRVYDNAAEFASDIPTYAHHLRRAGYHTCLSGKMHFVGPDQLHGYEERLTTDIYPADFGWTPDYTRPGERIDWWYHNLGSVTGAGVAEITNQLEYDDEVAYNATHKLYDLARGQDPRPWCLTVSFTHPHDPYVARRRFWDLYENCPALDPAVLPIPFEEQDPHSRRLMLASDHAAYEITPEDVRRSRRAYFANISYLDEKIGEILDVLERTHQADNTIVVFLSDHGDMLGERGMWFKMSFFEGSARVPLMIAAPGLPAARVDAPVSTLDVVPTLAALAGVDLAEVLPWTDGESLVEVASGNHRRAPVPMEYAAEGSHAPLVALREGCFKLVLCELDPPQLFDLEADPRELSNLAVQPAHAETLAAMTKAARERWDLDRFDAEIRASQARRHVVYGALRNGAYYPWDYQPLQRASERYMRNHMDLNVLEEEKRFPRGE, via the coding sequence ATGAAGCGCCCGAACATCCTCATCCTGATGGCCGATCAGCTTAACGGAACCCTGTTCCCCGACGGTCCGGCCGAATTCCTGCACGCGCCCAACCTTGCCGCCCTTGCCGGGCGGTCCGCCCGCTTCGCCAACACCTATACGGCAAGCCCGCTCTGCGCTCCCGGACGCGCATCCTTCATGTCCGGCCAACTGCCGGGCCGCACGCGCGTCTACGACAATGCTGCCGAGTTCGCCTCCGACATTCCCACCTATGCGCACCACCTGCGCCGCGCCGGCTATCACACCTGCCTTTCCGGCAAGATGCATTTCGTCGGCCCGGACCAGCTCCATGGCTATGAGGAGCGGCTGACGACGGACATCTATCCAGCGGATTTCGGCTGGACGCCCGACTACACCCGTCCCGGCGAGCGCATCGACTGGTGGTACCACAACCTCGGCTCAGTGACCGGCGCCGGCGTAGCCGAGATCACCAACCAGCTCGAATATGACGACGAGGTCGCCTATAACGCCACCCACAAGCTCTACGATCTGGCGCGCGGGCAAGACCCCCGACCCTGGTGCCTGACGGTGAGCTTCACCCACCCGCACGACCCATACGTGGCCCGCCGCCGTTTCTGGGACCTCTACGAGAACTGTCCCGCCCTCGATCCGGCCGTCCTCCCCATCCCCTTCGAAGAGCAGGACCCGCATTCCAGGCGGCTTATGCTTGCCAGCGACCACGCCGCCTACGAGATAACGCCGGAAGACGTGCGCCGCTCCCGCCGGGCCTATTTCGCCAACATCTCCTATCTTGACGAGAAGATCGGGGAGATCCTCGACGTCCTCGAGCGCACGCACCAGGCGGATAATACCATCGTCGTCTTCCTCTCCGACCATGGGGACATGCTCGGCGAGCGCGGCATGTGGTTCAAGATGAGCTTTTTTGAGGGATCGGCCCGCGTGCCGCTGATGATCGCCGCGCCGGGCCTGCCGGCCGCGCGCGTCGATGCACCGGTTTCCACGCTGGATGTCGTGCCCACGCTCGCCGCTCTTGCCGGCGTCGATCTGGCCGAGGTGCTGCCCTGGACCGACGGCGAAAGCCTTGTGGAGGTGGCGTCGGGCAACCATCGGCGCGCGCCGGTGCCGATGGAATATGCGGCCGAGGGTTCTCACGCGCCGCTCGTGGCGCTCCGCGAGGGATGCTTCAAGCTCGTGCTGTGCGAACTCGATCCGCCTCAGCTCTTCGACCTGGAGGCGGACCCGCGGGAGCTTTCCAACCTCGCCGTCCAGCCGGCCCATGCCGAAACGCTCGCCGCGATGACCAAGGCGGCGAGGGAGCGTTGGGATCTCGATCGTTTCGATGCCGAGATCCGCGCCAGCCAGGCGCGCCGGCACGTGGTTTACGGGGCGCTGCGCAACGGGGCCTACTACCCCTGGGACTACCAGCCGCTGCAGCGCGCTTCGGAACGCTACATGCGAAACCACATGGACCTCAACGTGCTGGAAGAGGAGAAGCGCTTTCCGCGCGGCGAGTAG
- a CDS encoding manganese catalase family protein, whose protein sequence is MFFRTNKYQYNAKPERPDPVYAKKLQEVLGGQWGEISVMMTYLFQGWNCRAPEKYRDMILDIGTEEIAHVEMLATMIARLLETSPVEAREDAAKNSAIGAVLGGTRMEDVLVSGMNPQHAIVSGQGATPTDSVGYPWNARYTISSGNLLADFRFNVTAESQGRLQVCRLYEMTDDPGVRDMLSFLIARDTMHQNQWLAAIAELEADGLDMTPAPATFPQEREKSEVAYQFWNCSDGTASEQGRWAKGPTPDGKGKFEYLADPQPLGETVEELAAGDPRLHGTPKKPKPPVAS, encoded by the coding sequence ATGTTCTTTCGGACCAACAAGTATCAGTACAATGCTAAACCGGAGCGACCGGATCCCGTATACGCGAAGAAGCTTCAGGAAGTCCTGGGCGGCCAGTGGGGCGAGATCAGCGTCATGATGACCTATCTCTTCCAAGGTTGGAACTGTCGCGCTCCTGAAAAGTACCGCGACATGATCCTCGATATCGGTACCGAAGAGATCGCTCATGTTGAGATGCTGGCCACCATGATCGCGCGGCTGCTCGAGACCTCGCCAGTGGAAGCGCGCGAGGACGCCGCCAAGAACTCGGCCATTGGCGCAGTGCTCGGCGGCACTCGCATGGAGGATGTGCTCGTCTCCGGGATGAACCCTCAGCACGCCATAGTTTCAGGCCAGGGAGCGACCCCTACCGACAGTGTCGGCTATCCCTGGAACGCCCGCTACACCATATCCTCGGGCAATCTTCTTGCCGACTTCCGTTTCAACGTTACCGCCGAATCGCAGGGACGGCTTCAGGTCTGCCGGCTCTACGAGATGACCGACGACCCGGGCGTGCGGGACATGCTCTCATTCCTGATCGCTCGGGACACCATGCACCAGAACCAATGGCTCGCCGCCATCGCCGAGCTCGAGGCGGACGGGCTGGATATGACGCCTGCTCCCGCTACGTTCCCGCAGGAGCGAGAGAAGTCCGAGGTGGCGTATCAGTTCTGGAACTGCTCTGACGGCACCGCGAGCGAGCAAGGCCGCTGGGCCAAAGGTCCCACTCCGGACGGCAAGGGCAAGTTCGAATATCTGGCCGACCCTCAGCCCTTGGGCGAAACGGTCGAAGAGCTCGCGGCGGGCGATCCGCGCCTCCACGGCACGCCTAAGAAGCCGAAGCCGCCGGTCGCGTCGTAA
- the ugpE gene encoding sn-glycerol-3-phosphate ABC transporter permease UgpE — protein sequence MVEKRGIGTIVMHLVLITGIVIVCFPIYLTFVGSTLTHFEIIRPPMPLVPGPHFIDNYARALTSGVHVPVGRMLFNSLVMAMGIAVGKIAISILSAYAIVYFRFPFRMLAFWAIFMTLMLPVEVRIVPTYEVAASLGLLNTYSGLILPLIASATATFLFRQFFLTVPDELLEAARVDGAGPWRFFKDILLPLSLTNIAALFVILFIYGWNQFLWPLLITTKPEMNTIVMGLKQMMPIADDYGNWPVTMAAAMLAVLPPVAVVLLMQRLFVKGLVETEK from the coding sequence ATGGTTGAGAAACGGGGCATCGGGACGATCGTGATGCATCTGGTGCTGATCACCGGCATCGTCATCGTCTGCTTTCCCATCTATCTGACCTTCGTCGGCTCGACGCTTACGCATTTCGAGATCATCCGGCCGCCGATGCCGCTCGTGCCCGGTCCGCACTTCATCGACAATTACGCGCGCGCGCTGACTTCCGGCGTCCATGTGCCGGTGGGGCGGATGCTGTTCAATTCTCTGGTCATGGCGATGGGTATCGCAGTCGGCAAGATCGCCATCTCGATCCTGTCGGCCTACGCCATCGTCTATTTCCGCTTCCCCTTCCGCATGCTGGCCTTCTGGGCCATCTTCATGACACTCATGCTGCCGGTCGAGGTGCGCATCGTGCCGACCTACGAGGTCGCCGCCTCGCTCGGCCTGCTCAACACCTATTCCGGGCTGATCCTGCCTCTGATCGCGTCCGCCACGGCGACCTTCCTGTTCCGCCAGTTCTTCCTGACGGTGCCCGACGAGTTGCTGGAGGCCGCGCGCGTCGACGGGGCGGGACCGTGGCGCTTTTTCAAGGACATTCTACTGCCTCTGTCGTTGACCAACATCGCGGCGCTGTTCGTCATCCTCTTCATCTATGGCTGGAACCAGTTTCTGTGGCCGCTGCTGATCACCACGAAGCCCGAGATGAACACCATCGTCATGGGGCTGAAGCAGATGATGCCGATCGCCGACGATTACGGCAACTGGCCGGTGACCATGGCGGCGGCCATGCTGGCCGTGCTGCCGCCGGTGGCCGTCGTCCTGTTGATGCAGCGGCTGTTTGTCAAAGGCCTCGTCGAGACCGAGAAATAG
- a CDS encoding MFS transporter, with protein sequence MDDSYRWVIIGAGALMGCVAMGAMFSLAVFLDPMSAATGWSRTGISSAMTVNFLAMALGNFGWGAASDRFGTRIVVLIGAVLLGLALVLASRAQSQLEFQLTYGILVGLSASAFFAPMIAAATGWFDKNRSLAVSLVSVGMGVAPMTISPFARWLISTYDWRTAMLAIGLTAWALLIPAALLVRRPPAPVAADAASGLAAGAHGVSVGTALRSPQFLVLGLTFLACCAAHSGPIFHMISYAMVCGVAPMAAVSIYSVEGLAGLGGRVLFGVLGDRFGAKPVLIAGLLVQALAIGAYTAVNQLEEFYVLAVIFGATYGGVMPLYAVLARDYFGQAVMGTVFGAATMLSSIGMAFGPLAGGWVFDAFGAYGWLFIGSSAVGFGALAVAFAFPAQPREQLRPA encoded by the coding sequence ATGGACGATTCGTACCGCTGGGTAATCATCGGCGCGGGCGCGCTTATGGGCTGTGTCGCCATGGGGGCGATGTTTTCGCTGGCGGTCTTCCTGGACCCGATGTCCGCGGCAACCGGCTGGTCGCGTACAGGCATTTCCAGCGCGATGACGGTCAATTTCCTGGCCATGGCCCTCGGCAATTTCGGCTGGGGCGCGGCAAGCGACCGCTTCGGCACCCGCATCGTCGTGCTCATCGGCGCGGTGTTGCTCGGGCTCGCGCTGGTGCTGGCGAGCCGGGCCCAATCGCAACTCGAGTTCCAACTGACTTACGGCATTCTCGTCGGGCTGTCGGCAAGCGCCTTCTTTGCACCCATGATTGCAGCGGCCACGGGCTGGTTCGACAAGAACCGCAGCCTTGCGGTCTCGCTCGTCTCGGTGGGCATGGGCGTGGCGCCGATGACGATCTCGCCCTTCGCGCGATGGCTGATCTCGACCTATGATTGGCGCACGGCGATGCTGGCCATCGGCCTTACCGCCTGGGCGCTGCTGATACCGGCCGCCTTGCTGGTGCGCCGCCCACCTGCGCCGGTCGCAGCCGACGCCGCGTCCGGTCTCGCCGCCGGCGCCCACGGCGTTTCGGTGGGGACGGCGCTCCGGTCTCCCCAGTTCCTGGTTCTTGGTCTCACCTTCCTTGCCTGCTGCGCCGCGCATTCCGGGCCGATCTTCCACATGATCAGCTATGCCATGGTTTGCGGCGTGGCGCCGATGGCGGCGGTGAGCATCTACAGCGTCGAGGGCCTGGCGGGGCTCGGCGGCCGCGTTCTTTTCGGCGTCCTTGGTGATCGCTTCGGCGCCAAGCCGGTCCTGATCGCCGGGCTGCTGGTGCAGGCCCTGGCGATCGGGGCCTATACCGCCGTCAATCAGCTTGAGGAGTTCTATGTGCTCGCCGTGATCTTCGGCGCGACCTATGGCGGCGTCATGCCGCTCTACGCCGTGCTTGCCCGCGACTATTTCGGGCAGGCCGTGATGGGAACCGTGTTCGGTGCCGCGACCATGCTGTCGAGCATTGGCATGGCGTTCGGTCCGCTGGCGGGCGGCTGGGTGTTCGACGCTTTCGGCGCCTATGGCTGGCTGTTCATAGGATCCTCTGCCGTGGGCTTCGGCGCACTGGCGGTGGCCTTCGCCTTTCCGGCGCAGCCGCGCGAGCAGCTACGGCCGGCATAG